In a genomic window of Scyliorhinus torazame isolate Kashiwa2021f chromosome 5, sScyTor2.1, whole genome shotgun sequence:
- the LOC140418009 gene encoding uncharacterized protein — protein sequence STNLERHEETRTLEKRWKCGDCGKGFGAPSLLEAHRRSHTGERPFTCSVCEKGFIRLFALQTHQRVHTGERPFACSQCEKEFSDSSALQIHQRVHTGERPFTCSQCEKGFTTSSTLRRHQRVHTGKRPFICSRCEKGFIRLSSLQTHQRVHTGERPFTCSQCEKGFTTSSSLRRHQRVHTGERPFICSRCEKEFTRLSSLLAHKRLHTGERPFTCSQCEKGFTQSSDLRRHQRVHTEERPFTCSQCEKGFTTSSSLLTHQRVHTGEWPFTCSQCEKGFAQLSHLQRHQRVHTGEKPFTCFQCEKGFTQLSHLESHQRVHTGEKALTCS from the coding sequence tcgacaaacctggagagacacgaggagacccgcaccctggagaaacggtggaaatgtggggactgtgggaagggattcggggcCCCATCtctgctggaagctcatcggcgcagtcacactggggagaggccgttcacctgctctgtgtgtgagaagggattcattcggttattcgccctgcagacacaccagcgggttcacactggggagaggccgttcgcctgctctcaatgtgagaaggaattcagtgattcatccgccctgcagatacatcagcgagttcacactggggagaggccgttcacctgctctcagtgtgagaagggattcactacttcatccaccctgcggagacaccagcgagttcacactgggaagaggccgttcatctgctctcggtgtgaaaagggattcattcggttatccagcctgcagacacaccagcgagttcacactggagagaggccgttcacctgctctcagtgtgagaagggattcactacttcatcaagcctgcggagacaccagcgagttcacactggggagaggccattcatctgctctcggtgtgaaaaggaattcactcggttatccagcctgctggcacacaagcgacttcacactggggagaggccgttcacctgctctcagtgtgagaagggattcactcaatcatccgacctacggagacatcagcgagttcacactgaggagaggccgttcacctgctctcagtgtgagaagggattcactacttcatcgagcctgctgacacaccagcgagttcacactggggagtggccgttcacctgctctcagtgtgagaagggattcgctcagttatcccacctgcagagacaccagcgagttcacactggggagaagccattcacctgctttcagtgtgagaagggattcactcagttatcccacctggagagccaccagcgagttcacacaggggagaaggcgttaacctgctcttag